The following are from one region of the Amycolatopsis sp. QT-25 genome:
- a CDS encoding aldehyde dehydrogenase family protein — protein sequence MTAVQPKPTAHSVGETFDSLSPATDEVVGTYPVHSKEDVRAVIARARDAAEWWAGLGYDGRAERLRRWKGVITRRLPQLCQVVRDETGKPIADAQLESVLAIEHIAWAGKHARKILGKQRRAAGLMMSNQAATVEYQPLGVVGVIGPWNYPVFTPLGSIAYALAAGNAVVFKPSEYTPGVGKWLVDAFAEVVPEWPVLQLITGFGETGASLVSGGVDKIAFTGSTGTGKKIMAAAAETLTPVIIEAGGKDAVLVDVDADLEAAADATVWGAFSNSGQTCIGVERVYVHERVHDEFVAKVVEKSKDVRAGSDAAAQYGPVTMPSQLAVIKRHIADAIERGGKALVGGIDAVGDRYVQPTVLVDVPEDSSAVKEETFGPTVTIAKVRDMDEAVEKANDTKYGLGSTVFSKSRGLELAGRLRTGMTSINAPLSFAGIASLPFGGVGDSGFGRIHGPEGLREFARPKAVARQRFAAPIVLTSFSRKEKTDALVAKLITVLHGKR from the coding sequence ATGACCGCAGTCCAGCCGAAGCCGACCGCCCACAGCGTGGGGGAGACCTTCGATTCCCTCAGCCCGGCGACCGACGAGGTCGTCGGCACCTACCCGGTGCACAGCAAGGAGGACGTCCGCGCCGTCATCGCCCGTGCGAGGGACGCCGCCGAATGGTGGGCCGGACTCGGCTACGACGGTCGCGCCGAACGGCTGCGGCGCTGGAAGGGTGTCATCACCCGTCGTCTGCCGCAGCTGTGCCAGGTCGTACGGGACGAGACCGGCAAGCCGATCGCCGACGCGCAGCTGGAGAGCGTCCTCGCCATCGAGCACATCGCGTGGGCGGGCAAGCACGCGCGCAAGATCCTCGGCAAGCAGCGCCGCGCGGCCGGACTGATGATGTCGAACCAGGCGGCGACGGTCGAGTACCAGCCACTCGGTGTGGTGGGCGTGATCGGCCCCTGGAACTACCCGGTGTTCACGCCGCTCGGCTCCATCGCCTACGCCCTCGCCGCCGGCAACGCCGTCGTCTTCAAACCGAGCGAATACACGCCCGGCGTCGGAAAATGGCTGGTCGACGCCTTCGCCGAGGTCGTCCCGGAATGGCCGGTGCTGCAACTGATCACCGGCTTCGGCGAGACCGGCGCTTCACTCGTCAGCGGAGGCGTCGACAAGATCGCCTTCACCGGTTCGACCGGCACGGGCAAGAAGATCATGGCCGCGGCCGCCGAGACGCTGACCCCGGTGATCATCGAGGCGGGCGGCAAGGACGCGGTCCTGGTCGACGTGGACGCCGACCTCGAGGCCGCCGCCGACGCGACCGTCTGGGGCGCGTTCTCCAACTCGGGCCAGACCTGCATCGGCGTCGAGCGCGTGTACGTCCACGAGCGCGTGCACGACGAGTTCGTCGCGAAGGTCGTCGAGAAGTCGAAGGACGTGCGCGCCGGCTCGGACGCGGCCGCTCAGTACGGCCCGGTGACGATGCCTTCGCAGCTCGCGGTGATCAAACGCCACATCGCGGACGCCATCGAACGCGGCGGCAAGGCACTGGTCGGCGGCATCGACGCGGTCGGCGACCGCTATGTGCAGCCGACGGTGCTCGTCGACGTGCCGGAGGACTCCTCGGCGGTCAAGGAGGAGACGTTCGGCCCGACCGTCACCATCGCCAAGGTCCGCGACATGGACGAGGCCGTCGAGAAGGCCAACGACACGAAGTACGGCCTCGGTTCGACGGTCTTCTCGAAGTCGCGTGGCCTCGAACTCGCCGGACGGCTGCGCACCGGCATGACGTCGATCAACGCACCGCTTTCCTTCGCCGGTATCGCTTCGCTGCCCTTCGGCGGCGTCGGCGACTCGGGCTTCGGCCGGATCCACGGCCCCGAAGGCCTGCGCGAGTTCGCCCGGCCGAAGGCCGTCGCGCGGCAGCGCTTCGCCGCGCCGATCGTGCTGACCTCGTTCTCCCGCAAGGAGAAGACCGACGCCCTGGTGGCGAAACTGATCACCGTCCTGCACGGAAAACGCTGA
- a CDS encoding MFS transporter, translated as MTLLRNSGYWRWSAGVQLNRLPATMAPLAFTVLTTATTGSYRLGGIMMAVFVAAEMVGAVPAGRLLDRVGPARGLVVLLPLVAAGLFLLAAAASAGAPDLVLLALTIPPGLVAGGLNGGFRTLLAGTVTEDELPRAVSVDAMIFEGVIVGGPLLVALLASAGPAVPVLAMAVVVLLAALLVPRRTVTPDPQRTVEHQAIPVAACVPWLAGSFTVGLLLSTIEVGLLPLVQRLGAPDSATAIVIVVLCAASIGGSALYAARGKAGDPRLFLAGFVLGGSVVSAGFGWAGLLGGVALIGLCTGPLMAVSSVNLQKLLPERRRSEGFSLAFTVQASGFGLGSLAIGVLPVWLAPLLGVLAALVSCAMLVARPRRAIGTSSVTS; from the coding sequence ATGACGTTGTTGCGCAATTCCGGATACTGGCGCTGGTCGGCGGGGGTGCAGCTGAACCGGCTGCCCGCCACGATGGCGCCGTTGGCCTTCACCGTGCTGACCACCGCGACCACCGGTTCGTACCGGCTCGGCGGGATCATGATGGCCGTTTTCGTCGCCGCCGAGATGGTCGGCGCCGTGCCGGCCGGGCGGCTGCTCGACCGTGTCGGACCCGCACGCGGTCTCGTCGTGCTGCTTCCGCTGGTCGCCGCGGGACTGTTCCTGCTGGCGGCGGCCGCCTCCGCCGGTGCCCCGGATCTCGTGCTGCTCGCCCTGACGATTCCTCCGGGGCTGGTCGCCGGTGGGTTGAACGGCGGTTTCCGGACGCTGCTCGCCGGAACGGTGACCGAAGACGAGTTGCCGAGGGCCGTTTCGGTCGACGCGATGATCTTCGAAGGTGTCATCGTCGGCGGGCCGCTGCTGGTGGCGCTCCTGGCGAGCGCCGGACCGGCCGTCCCGGTGCTCGCGATGGCCGTCGTCGTCCTGCTCGCGGCCCTGCTCGTGCCGCGGCGTACGGTCACTCCGGATCCACAAAGGACAGTCGAGCACCAGGCGATCCCGGTCGCCGCCTGTGTGCCCTGGCTGGCGGGGTCGTTCACCGTGGGGCTCCTGCTGTCGACCATCGAAGTCGGCCTGCTGCCGCTCGTCCAGCGCCTCGGCGCTCCCGATTCGGCGACGGCGATCGTCATCGTGGTGCTGTGCGCCGCCAGCATCGGCGGGAGCGCGCTGTACGCGGCGCGGGGGAAGGCCGGCGATCCGCGGCTGTTCCTGGCCGGTTTCGTGCTCGGCGGAAGCGTGGTCTCGGCGGGCTTCGGCTGGGCCGGGCTGCTCGGCGGGGTCGCGCTGATCGGGCTCTGCACCGGCCCGCTGATGGCCGTGTCGTCGGTCAACCTGCAGAAACTGCTGCCCGAACGCCGCCGGTCGGAGGGCTTCTCGCTGGCCTTCACCGTGCAGGCGTCGGGGTTCGGGCTGGGCTCGTTGGCGATCGGGGTGCTGCCGGTGTGGCTGGCCCCGCTTCTCGGTGTCCTTGCGGCCCTCGTCTCCTGTGCGATGCTGGTGGCACGCCCCAGGCGAGCTATTGGCACGTCGTCAGTAACGTCGTAG
- a CDS encoding DUF5937 family protein has translation MIELVLTAESAKRVRFGISPLDETMGAMQTLLGRRGHPSHLPWLREAAAKLPDLPIDGFAKVMSARHYITDFLGPPPSGPETTASAQLAEIRRTPPEQVAYELSKVDADLRGLPEDPAEARDLLASQMEIAWTELVEPHWPRMRRFLVADIEERSRRLAAGGIALVLEDIHPRVRLVDDILVIEMKERGRVHLDRRGLLLIPGVFAWPSVGLITMEPWQPSLLYPARGVAELWSDPERPPDALAGVLGRTKAALLTTLNEPASTTELARRLRLSAPTVSRHLTAMRAAGLLDTRRHGREVRYLRTELGDVLIRA, from the coding sequence ATGATCGAGCTGGTCCTGACCGCCGAGAGCGCCAAGCGCGTCCGCTTCGGCATCTCACCGCTCGACGAGACCATGGGCGCGATGCAGACCCTGCTCGGACGGCGCGGGCATCCCAGTCATCTGCCGTGGCTGCGCGAGGCGGCCGCGAAACTGCCGGACCTGCCCATCGACGGCTTCGCCAAGGTGATGAGCGCGCGGCACTACATCACCGACTTCCTCGGCCCGCCGCCGAGCGGCCCGGAGACCACCGCGTCCGCCCAGCTCGCCGAAATTCGCCGCACGCCACCGGAGCAGGTCGCGTACGAGCTGTCCAAAGTAGACGCGGATTTGCGCGGATTGCCGGAAGATCCCGCCGAGGCAAGGGATCTGCTGGCGAGCCAGATGGAGATCGCCTGGACCGAACTGGTCGAACCGCACTGGCCCCGGATGCGCCGCTTCCTCGTCGCCGACATCGAGGAGCGCTCGCGACGGCTGGCCGCCGGCGGTATCGCGCTGGTACTCGAGGACATCCACCCGCGCGTGCGGCTCGTCGACGACATCCTGGTGATCGAGATGAAGGAACGCGGCCGCGTCCACCTCGATCGCCGTGGCCTGCTGCTGATCCCCGGCGTCTTCGCGTGGCCATCGGTAGGGCTGATCACGATGGAGCCGTGGCAGCCTTCGCTGCTGTACCCGGCGCGCGGGGTGGCCGAACTCTGGTCGGATCCCGAACGTCCGCCCGACGCGCTCGCGGGCGTGCTCGGCCGGACGAAAGCCGCCTTGCTCACCACACTCAACGAACCCGCGAGCACCACCGAACTGGCGCGCAGGCTGCGCCTCTCCGCACCGACGGTCTCCCGGCACCTGACCGCGATGCGCGCGGCGGGCCTGCTCGACACACGACGCCACGGCCGCGAGGTGCGTTACCTGCGCACCGAGCTTGGCGACGTCCTGATCCGGGCATAG
- a CDS encoding MBL fold metallo-hydrolase, with the protein MRIVHFGHACTLLETGGARILIDPGTFSAGFEGERELDAVLITHQHSDHLDVDRLPALLAANPGARLIVDPGSADTVRKLGAEFRIANPGDAFEIGSSGINVVGGEHAVIHEEIPVIPNVGYLVDHGAFYHPGDSFFVPEQKIDVLGLPTGAPWLKAGEAVDYLRAVSPRLAVPIHEAVLARPRMHYGLFADLAPEGTEVKVLDVGEPVKL; encoded by the coding sequence ATGCGCATTGTCCACTTCGGACACGCTTGCACCCTTCTGGAGACCGGGGGCGCGCGGATCCTGATCGACCCCGGCACCTTCTCGGCGGGCTTCGAAGGCGAGCGGGAGCTGGACGCCGTCCTGATCACCCACCAGCATTCCGACCACCTCGACGTGGACAGGCTGCCCGCGTTGCTGGCGGCGAATCCCGGCGCGCGGCTGATCGTCGATCCTGGTTCCGCCGACACCGTGCGGAAGCTCGGCGCCGAGTTCCGGATCGCGAACCCCGGCGACGCCTTCGAAATCGGCTCCAGCGGCATCAACGTCGTCGGCGGCGAACACGCGGTGATCCACGAGGAGATCCCGGTGATCCCGAACGTCGGCTACCTCGTCGACCACGGCGCGTTCTACCACCCCGGCGACTCGTTCTTCGTGCCGGAACAGAAGATCGACGTCCTCGGCCTGCCCACCGGCGCCCCGTGGCTCAAGGCAGGCGAGGCCGTCGACTACCTGCGTGCGGTGTCGCCGCGCCTCGCCGTCCCCATCCACGAAGCCGTCCTCGCCCGGCCGCGGATGCACTACGGCCTGTTCGCCGACCTCGCCCCGGAAGGCACCGAGGTGAAGGTGCTCGACGTCGGGGAGCCGGTGAAGCTTTAA
- a CDS encoding DUF2334 domain-containing protein, giving the protein MGTVDARLLVSLSGVTTRTLHRCADLAAELDRRKVPLSVLYAARTGEGPVTEWIRTRRAHGDSVLLHGYDHRIPPTHRAVQLGKRAEFAALPAHEARLRLIAAKAALEANGMAVDGFAPPRWVASDGTLQALREHGFRLCADLVSVRDLVSGEVRRARVQEFGGPSQRTETVRCFALVLAAARAARRGGLVRLGIDAADLTRPGLRQAFLDAVDVSLENRAFGTTYGSLSRTRVTLSG; this is encoded by the coding sequence ATGGGGACCGTGGACGCACGTTTGCTGGTTTCCCTGTCCGGCGTGACCACCCGGACGTTGCACCGCTGTGCGGACCTCGCGGCCGAGCTCGACCGGCGCAAGGTCCCGTTGTCCGTGCTCTACGCCGCCAGGACCGGCGAGGGCCCCGTGACGGAGTGGATCCGGACGCGCCGCGCACACGGCGATTCCGTACTCCTGCACGGTTACGACCACCGGATCCCACCCACCCATCGCGCCGTCCAGCTGGGCAAACGTGCCGAGTTCGCGGCTCTGCCCGCACACGAGGCGCGGCTGCGCCTGATCGCGGCGAAGGCGGCGCTCGAGGCCAACGGCATGGCCGTCGACGGCTTCGCGCCGCCGCGCTGGGTCGCGTCGGACGGCACCCTGCAGGCCCTGCGCGAACACGGGTTCCGGCTGTGCGCGGATCTGGTCTCGGTGCGGGACCTGGTGTCCGGCGAGGTCCGGCGCGCCAGGGTGCAGGAGTTCGGCGGACCGTCGCAGCGGACGGAGACCGTCCGGTGCTTCGCGCTGGTACTGGCCGCCGCGAGGGCCGCGCGCCGCGGCGGGCTGGTGCGGCTCGGCATCGACGCCGCGGACCTCACCCGGCCGGGGCTGCGGCAGGCGTTCCTCGACGCCGTCGACGTCTCGCTGGAGAACCGTGCTTTCGGAACCACCTACGGCTCGCTCTCACGAACGCGGGTCACCTTGTCGGGCTGA